The Nitrospinota bacterium genome window below encodes:
- a CDS encoding DUF507 family protein, protein MRITKELTELLSKKIVQTLTEKELIVWEEPSEKLQAIVNNIITEDLMVEDRLNEEVKTLLESKTQEYERDMMDYGRVFQMVKSKLVRERGLIL, encoded by the coding sequence ATGCGTATCACAAAAGAACTTACTGAACTTCTTTCAAAAAAAATTGTTCAAACCCTGACTGAGAAAGAGTTGATTGTCTGGGAAGAACCTTCTGAAAAACTACAAGCCATCGTTAACAATATAATTACTGAAGATTTGATGGTAGAAGACAGGTTAAATGAAGAAGTGAAAACCCTGCTGGAATCTAAAACTCAAGAGTATGAAAGAGACATGATGGATTATGGGAGGGTGTTCCAAATGGTGAAATCAAAATTAGTCCGTGAACGCGGCCTCATTCTTTAA
- a CDS encoding DUF507 family protein produces MKISREKINHISSLIIRDFAKRDELDYKVELNDIRLEITRVMTDILQYDDKADAEARRILSTYANAPREGSPEWDIMYQKHFDEYMNKQGL; encoded by the coding sequence ATGAAAATCAGCCGAGAAAAGATCAACCACATAAGCAGCCTGATCATAAGAGATTTTGCAAAACGGGACGAACTGGACTACAAAGTCGAACTCAATGATATTCGTCTGGAAATCACGAGAGTGATGACTGATATTCTCCAGTATGATGATAAAGCCGATGCTGAAGCTCGACGCATTCTAAGCACCTATGCCAACGCACCCCGCGAAGGCTCACCAGAATGGGACATCATGTACCAGAAGCACTTTGATGAGTACATGAATAAGCAGGGACTATAG
- a CDS encoding exo-alpha-sialidase has translation MLKKNIVILLSISFLFSCASTGNNHSEKRNSGAIKLGDVIWENSPRTLLEGNDAQLLVRTSESMNMIYARHNDKGKQNLFMTKTKNIGDSFSGSVPVNSNVDEVSAHGENGPKLRQGKGRGIFAAWVGNRDIKFARSMNFGKSFSPSIKVNDDSGKASQSFFTMEVSPEGTIYVIWLDGRDKKSGKPGTSSVYMARSIDQGKSFEKNIKIAGDVCPCCRTALAFGDNGEIFASWRHVFNDDERIIVVAKSLDGGKTWGDPVKVANTGWKINGCAHSGPAMKYLNGKLYVTWYTGKDNKAGLKFAYSTDQGTSFHASRNLHGDILDANHPNITVIEDEAWVIFQGRDPSQDGGWGPEKAWLVRVNSDAELSNPSPLPSTGGGVIYPYLFKGNGGRVYATWTEFGKGGSKVILCRGRIQS, from the coding sequence ATGTTGAAAAAAAATATTGTCATTTTGTTAAGCATTTCGTTTCTTTTTTCCTGCGCTTCAACTGGGAACAATCACTCAGAGAAAAGAAATTCCGGAGCTATTAAGTTGGGTGATGTTATTTGGGAAAACTCTCCACGTACTTTGCTGGAAGGCAATGATGCGCAGTTACTGGTCCGAACTTCTGAGTCAATGAACATGATTTATGCAAGACATAACGATAAAGGCAAACAAAATCTGTTCATGACAAAAACAAAGAATATTGGTGATAGCTTTTCCGGTTCTGTCCCAGTAAATTCTAATGTGGATGAGGTGAGCGCGCATGGTGAAAATGGGCCCAAATTAAGGCAGGGAAAAGGTCGGGGTATTTTTGCCGCATGGGTTGGGAATCGTGACATTAAATTCGCGCGTTCGATGAATTTTGGGAAAAGTTTTTCGCCTTCCATTAAAGTAAATGATGATTCGGGTAAAGCTTCTCAATCGTTCTTCACAATGGAAGTTTCTCCTGAGGGAACAATCTATGTGATCTGGTTGGATGGGCGTGATAAAAAGTCAGGCAAGCCCGGTACTTCATCGGTTTATATGGCTCGTTCAATAGATCAAGGCAAGTCCTTCGAGAAAAACATCAAGATTGCGGGAGATGTTTGTCCGTGTTGCAGAACAGCTTTGGCTTTTGGTGATAATGGCGAGATATTCGCCTCATGGCGTCATGTCTTTAATGATGATGAACGAATCATTGTCGTTGCTAAATCATTGGATGGAGGCAAAACCTGGGGTGATCCGGTAAAAGTCGCGAATACGGGTTGGAAGATAAATGGCTGTGCCCACTCGGGACCTGCTATGAAGTACCTGAATGGAAAATTATATGTGACTTGGTATACCGGAAAAGATAACAAGGCTGGTTTGAAGTTTGCCTACTCAACAGACCAGGGAACAAGTTTTCATGCTTCAAGAAATTTGCATGGTGATATTCTGGACGCAAATCATCCAAACATAACAGTGATTGAGGATGAGGCCTGGGTCATTTTTCAAGGGCGTGATCCAAGTCAAGATGGTGGATGGGGACCTGAAAAAGCCTGGCTTGTAAGGGTGAATTCGGATGCAGAACTTTCAAACCCTTCACCTCTTCCTTCTACAGGTGGGGGTGTCATTTATCCATATTTATTTAAAGGAAATGGTGGTCGTGTATATGCTACCTGGACAGAGTTTGGTAAAGGAGGCTCAAAGGTAATACTCTGTCGAGGGAGGATTCAATCCTGA